A window of the Lysinibacillus irui genome harbors these coding sequences:
- a CDS encoding polyprenyl synthetase family protein, protein MNEPLKYFIESNIPQIEETMFALVEQIDAPADLKESMLYSLKAGGKRIRPLFVLAVLELYHKNLQDGFLVGSVIEIIHTYSLIHDDLPSMDNDDFRRGKPTNHKVYGEALATLAGDALNTLAFGILARMELSAEKRIELVQLLSVAAGAEGMVGGQVLDMEGEQRQLNLTELEQVHVNKTGALLRFSIEAGAVLADVSNQDRATLKKYAHHIGLAFQIQDDILDIEGTTEELGKTAGKDIASDKSTYPALLTLAGAKEKLAEHYQHAINALDQLPIDTSLLRDFAAYIVHRKN, encoded by the coding sequence ATGAATGAGCCATTAAAGTACTTTATTGAAAGTAACATACCACAAATTGAAGAAACCATGTTTGCGCTTGTTGAACAAATTGATGCACCAGCCGATTTAAAGGAATCTATGCTTTATTCATTAAAGGCTGGCGGTAAACGAATTCGCCCACTTTTTGTGTTAGCAGTACTTGAGCTTTACCATAAAAATTTACAGGACGGCTTTCTTGTCGGTTCTGTAATTGAAATCATTCATACGTATTCTTTAATCCACGATGATTTACCAAGTATGGATAATGATGATTTCAGAAGAGGAAAGCCGACGAATCATAAAGTTTATGGTGAAGCACTTGCAACGCTTGCTGGAGATGCACTAAATACGTTGGCATTTGGCATTTTAGCACGTATGGAATTGTCTGCTGAAAAGCGCATTGAACTTGTCCAATTATTAAGTGTCGCAGCAGGAGCAGAAGGCATGGTTGGTGGTCAAGTACTTGATATGGAAGGAGAGCAACGTCAGCTTAATTTAACAGAGCTAGAACAGGTCCATGTCAATAAGACAGGTGCATTATTACGCTTTAGTATTGAAGCGGGAGCCGTGTTAGCAGATGTGTCCAATCAAGATCGTGCTACATTAAAGAAATATGCACATCACATTGGTCTAGCTTTCCAAATTCAGGATGATATTTTAGATATTGAAGGAACAACTGAAGAACTAGGGAAAACAGCAGGGAAAGATATCGCTAGTGATAAAAGCACCTATCCAGCGCTTTTAACATTAGCGGGAGCAAAAGAAAAGCTTGCTGAGCATTATCAACATGCCATTAACGCACTCGATCAATTACCAATCGATACCAGCTTATTACGCGACTTTGCTGCGTATATTGTTCATCGTAAAAACTAA
- the xseB gene encoding exodeoxyribonuclease VII small subunit: MTEKQQTFAEAMTALEEIVRQLEQGDVPLENAIDLYKQGMELSKFCHSKLQHAEEQLVSIVQETGETTAFDPLKGEN; this comes from the coding sequence GTGACAGAGAAACAACAAACGTTTGCAGAAGCCATGACGGCACTAGAAGAAATCGTTCGCCAGTTGGAGCAAGGCGATGTGCCATTGGAAAATGCAATAGATTTATATAAGCAAGGAATGGAGCTATCAAAGTTTTGCCATAGTAAGCTGCAACATGCAGAAGAACAGCTCGTATCGATTGTCCAAGAGACTGGTGAAACAACAGCATTTGATCCACTAAAGGGAGAGAATTAG
- the xseA gene encoding exodeoxyribonuclease VII large subunit, protein MSSASYLTVKALTKYIKRKFDADPHLREVYVKGELSNVKLHQSGHIYFTLKDDGARIAATMFKMAATKLAFEPKEGMQVFIRGDVNVYEGYGTYQLYVQEMQPDGIGSLFVAFNQLKEQLQKEGLFKQEWKQPIPKFPEKIGVLTSTTGAAIRDICTTLKRRYPLAKILIYPTLVQGAQAAPNIVQNIQRANQNASCDVLIVGRGGGSIEDLWAFNEEIVARAIFESRIPIISAVGHETDTTIADYVADLRAPTPTAAAEMAVPDQAELYQRVLTQKTQLHQIVRSQLMAERQRLNKLQQSYPLSMPERLYRPFTERLAQLESGLQTAMQVELMKKKSQLQQLHSTVEQHSPKKALAFHQRELEARIQQLSRATTYYVAKQQQQFEATVRTLEALNPLSILTRGFTVAYKDQQMIKSSTEVQKQDQLTLSFHDGKVVAEVKNILPKNEGETL, encoded by the coding sequence ATGTCGTCTGCTTCTTATTTAACAGTAAAAGCGTTAACGAAATATATTAAACGAAAGTTTGATGCTGACCCTCATCTACGTGAAGTATATGTAAAGGGTGAATTATCGAATGTTAAACTCCATCAATCAGGCCATATTTATTTTACGCTAAAGGATGATGGAGCCCGCATTGCGGCTACGATGTTTAAAATGGCGGCTACAAAATTAGCGTTTGAGCCAAAGGAAGGTATGCAAGTATTTATTCGAGGCGATGTAAACGTTTACGAAGGTTATGGTACCTACCAACTTTATGTACAGGAGATGCAACCTGATGGCATTGGTAGCTTATTTGTTGCCTTTAATCAATTAAAAGAACAATTACAAAAAGAGGGGCTTTTTAAACAAGAGTGGAAGCAACCGATACCAAAGTTTCCTGAAAAAATAGGTGTATTAACATCGACTACAGGTGCTGCTATTCGAGATATTTGTACGACGTTGAAGAGACGTTACCCCCTTGCTAAAATTTTGATTTATCCAACTCTAGTGCAAGGAGCGCAGGCGGCTCCAAATATTGTGCAAAATATTCAACGTGCCAATCAGAATGCGAGTTGTGATGTGTTAATTGTAGGTCGTGGTGGAGGCTCTATTGAGGATTTATGGGCTTTTAATGAAGAAATAGTGGCACGGGCTATTTTTGAAAGCCGAATTCCTATTATTAGCGCAGTCGGACATGAAACAGATACAACCATTGCAGATTATGTAGCTGATTTACGAGCTCCTACACCAACGGCAGCTGCAGAGATGGCTGTTCCAGATCAAGCAGAGCTCTACCAGCGGGTACTTACGCAAAAAACACAACTTCATCAAATAGTGAGGTCGCAACTTATGGCTGAACGACAACGTCTAAATAAGCTCCAGCAGTCTTATCCATTGTCCATGCCAGAAAGACTTTATCGACCATTTACTGAAAGATTAGCACAGCTCGAGTCTGGGTTGCAGACAGCGATGCAGGTGGAGTTGATGAAGAAAAAATCTCAGCTTCAACAATTACATAGTACGGTCGAGCAGCATTCACCTAAAAAGGCACTGGCGTTCCATCAACGTGAACTTGAAGCACGCATTCAACAATTATCCCGTGCTACTACGTATTATGTAGCGAAGCAACAACAACAATTTGAGGCCACTGTTAGAACATTAGAAGCATTAAATCCGCTATCCATTCTAACAAGAGGTTTTACAGTAGCATATAAAGATCAACAAATGATCAAATCATCCACTGAGGTACAAAAGCAGGATCAACTTACACTTTCTTTCCATGATGGGAAAGTTGTGGCTGAAGTGAAAAATATCTTGCCAAAGAATGAGGGGGAAACGTTGTGA
- a CDS encoding undecaprenyl-diphosphate phosphatase: MENIDIMLIVKHIIIGLVQGFTEPIPVSSSGHVMIASEILGLGEQGFTFAILTNTASLLAIMYIYREDIVRLISHFFLYLKTGERRYKADFRFALYIIIGSIPAGVLGVLLSDVIADNVSMTTIALMLFVTGAALWLIRNMRGKKNDADLRAKDAIIVGLGQAVALTPGISRSGATIISAIAVGMKQDTALRFSFMLYIPVSLGGVVLGITDFLEEPNKGALALPYAATFIATLIMTYFAMRWFMGIMKSGKLSYFTYYCFIVGTLLLLFY; the protein is encoded by the coding sequence ATGGAAAACATCGATATTATGTTAATTGTTAAACATATCATCATTGGTCTTGTCCAAGGTTTCACAGAGCCTATTCCCGTTTCATCGAGTGGACATGTTATGATTGCCAGTGAAATACTAGGGCTTGGAGAACAAGGTTTTACATTCGCCATTTTAACTAATACAGCATCATTACTTGCCATTATGTATATTTATCGAGAGGATATTGTGCGCCTTATAAGTCATTTCTTTCTCTATTTAAAGACAGGGGAGAGGCGCTATAAAGCTGATTTTCGCTTTGCATTGTATATTATCATAGGATCTATTCCAGCAGGCGTTTTAGGGGTGTTATTAAGTGATGTCATTGCTGACAATGTCAGTATGACTACAATTGCGCTTATGTTATTTGTCACAGGAGCTGCATTATGGTTAATACGTAATATGCGAGGGAAGAAGAATGATGCTGATCTCAGGGCAAAAGACGCTATTATTGTAGGATTAGGGCAAGCAGTAGCTTTAACGCCAGGTATTAGCCGATCAGGAGCAACGATTATTTCAGCAATAGCAGTAGGTATGAAGCAGGATACAGCCTTACGGTTCTCCTTTATGCTTTATATTCCTGTAAGCTTAGGGGGAGTGGTCCTTGGGATTACGGATTTTTTAGAGGAGCCGAATAAAGGCGCATTGGCACTTCCCTATGCAGCTACTTTCATCGCTACGCTCATTATGACCTATTTTGCGATGCGATGGTTTATGGGTATTATGAAAAGCGGTAAACTTAGCTATTTTACGTACTATTGTTTTATTGTAGGTACGCTTCTATTACTATTCTATTAA
- the folD gene encoding bifunctional methylenetetrahydrofolate dehydrogenase/methenyltetrahydrofolate cyclohydrolase FolD, which yields MSSAIINGKEIGQEIRNAVAERVIRLKERGLTPGLAVVLVGDNQASATYVRNKQKSCEAIGMFSELIKLPAETTQEELLAQIQLLNQREDIHGILVQLPLPKHIDEDTVIATIAVEKDVDGFSPVSVGKMMLGQDTFLPCTPFGVMKLLEYSGIDIAGKHAVIVGRSHIVGKPMGQLLLQKDATVTYTHSKTPDLPSFTKQADILIAAVGRANFITKEHVKDGAVVIDVGINRDENNKLCGDVNFAEVDGIASHITPVPGGVGPMTITMLLFNTVQAAENSLQNK from the coding sequence ATGTCAAGTGCAATTATTAATGGTAAAGAAATTGGTCAAGAAATTCGTAATGCTGTAGCAGAGCGTGTCATTCGCTTAAAAGAGCGAGGATTAACACCTGGTTTAGCGGTTGTATTAGTTGGAGACAACCAAGCTTCAGCTACATATGTGAGAAATAAACAAAAATCTTGTGAAGCAATTGGTATGTTTTCAGAACTGATTAAATTACCAGCTGAAACTACGCAAGAGGAATTATTAGCACAAATTCAACTTTTAAATCAACGTGAGGATATTCACGGAATTTTAGTACAACTACCACTCCCAAAACATATTGATGAGGATACAGTCATAGCGACAATCGCTGTCGAGAAGGATGTCGATGGTTTCTCACCAGTAAGTGTGGGGAAAATGATGCTTGGCCAAGACACATTTTTACCTTGTACACCGTTCGGCGTGATGAAGCTTCTTGAGTATTCAGGAATTGACATTGCAGGAAAACATGCTGTTATTGTAGGACGTAGTCATATCGTTGGTAAACCAATGGGACAACTACTTTTGCAAAAAGACGCAACGGTGACATATACACATTCTAAAACGCCTGATTTACCTTCATTTACAAAACAGGCAGATATTTTGATAGCTGCTGTCGGACGTGCAAACTTTATTACAAAGGAGCATGTAAAAGATGGAGCGGTTGTCATTGATGTCGGTATTAATCGTGATGAGAACAATAAATTATGCGGTGATGTAAACTTTGCAGAAGTAGATGGTATTGCATCACATATTACTCCTGTACCAGGTGGTGTCGGACCAATGACAATCACGATGTTACTATTCAACACAGTGCAAGCAGCTGAAAATAGCTTGCAAAATAAATAA
- the nusB gene encoding transcription antitermination factor NusB, giving the protein MKRHEAREKALQVLFQLDNTDLTVEEAMGHIKGQPTNAFYEKIVTGTAEHLEEIDATLEQHLEKWSLARLPKIERTVLRLAVYELLYMPETPKRVVLNEAIELCKTFGDDSSSKFVNGVLSKFTEQE; this is encoded by the coding sequence ATGAAACGACATGAAGCACGCGAAAAAGCGTTGCAAGTTTTGTTTCAGCTAGACAATACGGATCTAACAGTAGAAGAAGCAATGGGTCATATTAAAGGACAACCAACCAATGCCTTTTACGAAAAGATTGTTACTGGAACAGCTGAACATTTGGAGGAAATCGATGCTACTTTAGAACAGCATCTTGAAAAGTGGTCACTTGCCCGTCTACCGAAAATTGAAAGAACGGTTTTACGTCTAGCTGTATACGAACTTTTATACATGCCAGAAACACCAAAAAGAGTAGTACTAAACGAAGCAATCGAGTTATGTAAAACATTTGGCGATGATAGTTCATCTAAATTTGTCAATGGTGTACTTTCTAAATTTACAGAACAAGAATAA
- a CDS encoding MerR family transcriptional regulator: protein MKEHYYTIGEVAKLSNLSIQTLRYYDQIDLFKPAYTDTYTNYRYYKDTQLFYLDIIKSLKYIGVTLEDIKKALKLTSNELLDFLAQQELRINEKISRLNEAKNTLLKTKKQLQEQIDIPIFGEVYEQVEEAMPVLQVTTTELTPTSSANTYYAILTKIIENEGSVLNSRYGCIYPLKPYQDVHDIFYDVIFTPLLTERTFSKLSANIQQTTIPAGKYVCIAFIYDPETYFSYYEKLRNYVLAQQEIFESQVYELYMPATLTMEQEKKFIVELKVRQKQEGQESSLKI from the coding sequence ATGAAGGAACATTATTATACCATTGGTGAGGTTGCCAAACTTTCAAACTTATCGATTCAGACGTTACGCTATTACGATCAAATTGATTTATTTAAACCAGCTTATACAGATACCTACACCAATTACCGCTACTATAAAGACACTCAGCTATTCTATTTAGATATAATAAAATCACTTAAATATATCGGTGTTACCCTCGAAGATATAAAAAAAGCGCTCAAATTAACCTCAAATGAATTGCTTGATTTTCTTGCACAGCAAGAGCTACGAATAAACGAGAAAATCTCACGCTTAAATGAAGCGAAAAATACTTTATTGAAAACAAAAAAGCAATTACAAGAACAAATAGATATCCCGATCTTCGGTGAAGTATATGAACAGGTAGAAGAAGCAATGCCCGTTCTTCAAGTGACAACGACTGAATTAACACCAACATCGAGCGCTAATACATATTATGCAATACTAACAAAAATCATTGAAAACGAGGGCAGTGTGTTAAATAGTCGATATGGTTGTATATATCCTCTTAAGCCTTATCAAGATGTCCATGATATTTTTTATGATGTTATTTTCACTCCTCTTTTAACAGAGCGCACATTTTCAAAGCTCTCAGCAAATATACAGCAAACTACCATTCCCGCTGGAAAGTATGTATGTATTGCCTTTATATATGACCCTGAAACTTATTTTTCGTACTATGAAAAATTAAGAAATTATGTATTGGCGCAGCAAGAAATATTTGAATCACAAGTGTATGAACTCTATATGCCAGCGACATTAACAATGGAGCAAGAAAAGAAGTTTATTGTAGAATTAAAGGTTAGACAAAAACAAGAAGGACAAGAATCTTCCCTAAAAATTTAA
- a CDS encoding MFS transporter — protein MSKKQNITLAILLSNLFIAFLGIGLVIPVLPTIMNELHISGSVVGYMVAAFAITQLIASPIAGKLVDNIGRKIMIVLGLFIFGLSEFLFGFGRSVEILFASRMLGGVSAAFIMPAVTAYIADITTLAQRPKALGYMSAAISTGFIIGPGIGGFLAEYGTRVPFYAAGVLGLFAAILSLILLKEPSRATDNEEVTPSMLGSVKRVFSPLYFIPFILIFVLSFGLAAFESLFSLFVDHKFAFTPSDIAIIITGSGIVGALAQLILFDWLTKKMGEINVIRYSLILSAILTFAMTIVSHYFAILFVTFFIFVGFDLIRPAVTSYLSKIAGNEQGFVGGMNSMFTSLGNIFGPILGGILFDVNLNYPYYFATIVLVLGVILALFWRKPKHIEL, from the coding sequence ATGAGCAAGAAACAAAATATAACATTAGCAATTTTATTATCCAATCTTTTCATTGCTTTTTTAGGGATTGGTTTAGTCATCCCTGTTTTACCAACTATCATGAATGAGCTTCATATCTCGGGCTCTGTTGTTGGTTATATGGTAGCAGCATTTGCTATTACCCAATTGATTGCATCACCTATCGCAGGTAAATTAGTCGATAATATCGGTCGTAAAATCATGATCGTGTTAGGTCTTTTTATTTTTGGGCTTTCTGAGTTTTTATTCGGATTCGGTCGTTCAGTGGAAATTCTTTTTGCCTCCCGTATGCTCGGTGGCGTAAGTGCAGCTTTTATTATGCCAGCCGTAACAGCTTATATTGCTGATATTACGACATTAGCACAGCGTCCTAAAGCACTGGGTTATATGAGTGCTGCCATTAGCACAGGGTTTATTATCGGTCCTGGTATCGGAGGATTTTTAGCAGAATATGGTACACGTGTACCATTTTACGCGGCAGGGGTCCTTGGTCTTTTCGCGGCTATTCTGTCGTTGATCTTATTAAAAGAACCGTCGCGTGCTACGGACAATGAGGAAGTTACACCATCTATGCTAGGTAGTGTGAAGCGTGTGTTTAGCCCGCTTTATTTTATTCCATTCATTCTTATTTTCGTGCTATCCTTTGGTCTCGCTGCATTCGAATCACTATTTAGCTTATTTGTCGATCACAAATTTGCATTTACGCCATCAGATATTGCCATTATTATTACAGGAAGTGGTATTGTAGGAGCCCTGGCTCAATTAATTCTGTTTGACTGGCTAACAAAGAAAATGGGTGAAATTAATGTCATTCGTTATTCATTGATTCTCTCGGCGATCCTAACATTCGCTATGACGATTGTCAGTCATTATTTTGCCATTTTATTTGTCACATTCTTTATTTTCGTTGGCTTTGATTTAATTCGGCCAGCGGTTACTTCATATCTATCAAAAATTGCTGGCAATGAACAAGGATTTGTTGGTGGTATGAACTCCATGTTTACAAGCCTAGGTAATATTTTTGGGCCTATCTTAGGTGGGATCTTGTTCGATGTAAATTTGAACTATCCCTATTACTTTGCCACAATCGTGTTAGTGCTTGGCGTTATTCTGGCATTGTTCTGGAGAAAGCCAAAGCATATTGAATTATAA
- a CDS encoding Asp23/Gls24 family envelope stress response protein, with translation MAEKVGQSFVQPTPSGKEELGKIEVAAEVIEVVAGIAVNEVEGIAATRGNIATGVVERFGKKVHNKGIKSGVTETGEIAIDVFCSVKYGYAIPKVAKEVQTQIRQAIFNMTALETAEVNVHITAIQFEKEETAVHE, from the coding sequence ATGGCAGAGAAAGTAGGACAATCTTTCGTACAACCAACACCTTCTGGAAAAGAAGAGCTTGGAAAAATAGAGGTAGCGGCAGAGGTAATCGAAGTTGTAGCAGGTATTGCTGTCAATGAGGTTGAAGGCATTGCTGCAACTCGTGGAAATATTGCGACAGGTGTCGTGGAACGATTCGGTAAAAAAGTACACAATAAGGGCATTAAATCCGGTGTCACAGAAACGGGTGAAATTGCAATTGATGTATTTTGCTCTGTAAAATATGGATATGCCATTCCTAAGGTTGCAAAGGAAGTACAAACGCAAATACGCCAAGCTATTTTTAATATGACAGCACTAGAAACAGCAGAAGTCAACGTGCATATTACTGCTATACAGTTCGAAAAAGAAGAAACAGCAGTACATGAATAA
- a CDS encoding nucleoside triphosphate pyrophosphohydrolase, translating into MPVYNKLVRDKILEMIEEKGLSYYARTLESEEFIKAIKTKMIEEATEFHEAKNSQESVEELTDLLELIHTAIRVLGVSFEELEAMREQKKKIRGGFEKRIFLLDVEDPSGSL; encoded by the coding sequence ATGCCAGTATATAATAAACTTGTAAGGGATAAAATTTTAGAAATGATAGAAGAGAAAGGTTTATCGTATTATGCACGAACTTTAGAATCAGAAGAATTTATCAAGGCAATCAAAACTAAGATGATAGAGGAAGCTACAGAATTTCACGAGGCGAAAAATAGTCAGGAAAGCGTTGAAGAATTGACAGATCTGCTCGAACTCATTCATACAGCTATACGTGTGTTAGGCGTAAGTTTTGAAGAACTAGAAGCGATGCGTGAGCAGAAGAAAAAAATTCGTGGTGGATTTGAAAAAAGAATTTTTTTGCTAGATGTAGAAGATCCATCAGGGTCGCTATAA
- a CDS encoding peptidylprolyl isomerase, with amino-acid sequence MKKLLFFMFFTVFLFTACHSSTLSITEIEVVPDKVQKAMDEKSTLQLLNVVDQDVSYIVFRSKGTVTVDLETQNNTITIKLDVTNEQDNAIKQHVYKLTLEPHHDTIDIQINGKSTSIDLVTGI; translated from the coding sequence TTGAAAAAATTATTATTTTTTATGTTTTTCACCGTATTTCTTTTTACAGCATGTCACTCATCAACATTAAGCATTACTGAAATTGAGGTAGTTCCAGATAAAGTGCAAAAGGCTATGGACGAAAAATCAACACTACAATTACTCAATGTAGTAGATCAAGATGTTTCTTACATCGTTTTTCGATCAAAAGGAACCGTTACGGTAGATCTTGAAACACAAAATAATACAATAACGATCAAGTTAGATGTGACAAACGAGCAAGATAATGCAATAAAACAGCATGTTTACAAATTAACGTTAGAACCTCACCATGATACGATTGATATTCAAATTAATGGTAAATCTACATCGATTGATCTTGTAACAGGTATATGA
- a CDS encoding GNAT family N-acetyltransferase yields MLIRNYKKEDELGWLQCRVLAFLKTAYFDNVLNKKEVYEQPSIELVAEIDGKIVGLIDIEYEIKEGTVCSRGKGLGGMIWHIAVHPDYSRKGIGENLLKVAEKRAIELNLNRFEAWTRDDEWVQNWYKKMEFSQVESYYHIYLEGSEMTNRITTNVPNLFPVSTFSHYVGHDMEQFTNITRKHQCICYEKYLKTV; encoded by the coding sequence TTGTTAATTAGAAACTATAAAAAAGAAGATGAACTAGGCTGGCTACAATGTAGAGTTCTTGCTTTTTTAAAAACAGCTTATTTTGACAATGTGCTAAATAAAAAAGAAGTCTATGAACAGCCTTCCATTGAATTAGTAGCTGAAATTGATGGAAAAATTGTTGGTTTAATTGATATAGAATATGAAATCAAAGAAGGCACAGTTTGTTCAAGAGGAAAAGGACTAGGTGGTATGATTTGGCACATCGCTGTACATCCTGATTATTCACGAAAAGGAATAGGCGAAAATTTATTAAAGGTTGCTGAAAAAAGAGCCATTGAACTAAATTTAAATCGCTTTGAAGCATGGACGCGAGACGATGAATGGGTGCAAAATTGGTATAAAAAAATGGAGTTTTCTCAAGTCGAATCCTATTATCATATTTATCTTGAAGGGAGTGAAATGACTAATAGAATCACAACGAATGTTCCAAATCTATTTCCTGTTTCAACATTCAGTCATTATGTCGGCCATGATATGGAACAATTCACTAATATCACACGTAAACACCAATGTATCTGCTATGAAAAGTATTTAAAGACTGTTTAA
- a CDS encoding MraY family glycosyltransferase, whose translation MLYLALLLGIVFIVITDKLTQAFKLSGIWVVLGQICAALPISIVGNLSVSHITIGNTFELGYLTIPFTILFLVGFTNVINLEKVHNPSILLLPIVSFVCLSILAYIMGNLFVVIIGFCSCLVMLSILLYSYFSGKVIVGRTLTTTIGFIIAVLSLSLIKASIVNIYIPIFTLALPFTLYYWMKDKFTSVYAITVSVVTAIVFSVLMFIVPFYMLWYFVVGLTILLVITQSSRKYRII comes from the coding sequence TTGTTATATTTGGCTTTATTACTTGGTATTGTTTTCATTGTAATTACAGATAAACTTACTCAAGCTTTTAAGCTATCAGGCATTTGGGTGGTGCTTGGTCAAATTTGTGCGGCACTACCGATCAGCATAGTCGGTAATCTTTCGGTTAGTCATATTACTATAGGTAATACCTTCGAATTAGGTTATTTGACGATTCCTTTTACAATATTATTTCTTGTTGGCTTTACAAATGTAATAAATCTAGAAAAAGTACATAATCCATCAATCTTGCTGTTACCAATTGTGTCTTTCGTTTGCTTGTCAATATTAGCTTACATTATGGGTAATTTATTTGTAGTAATCATAGGATTTTGTAGTTGTTTAGTTATGCTGTCTATTCTGTTATACAGCTATTTTTCTGGTAAAGTAATTGTAGGACGAACGCTTACTACGACAATTGGTTTCATCATAGCTGTACTATCACTATCTCTTATCAAAGCATCTATTGTAAATATTTATATTCCCATATTTACTTTAGCACTACCATTCACATTATATTATTGGATGAAAGATAAATTTACAAGTGTATACGCTATTACAGTTAGCGTTGTAACAGCAATAGTATTTAGTGTCCTAATGTTCATAGTTCCTTTTTATATGCTCTGGTATTTTGTTGTTGGATTAACGATACTTTTAGTGATCACACAATCCTCACGTAAATACCGTATAATTTAA